From the genome of Argentina anserina chromosome 4, drPotAnse1.1, whole genome shotgun sequence, one region includes:
- the LOC126792243 gene encoding uncharacterized protein LOC126792243 produces the protein MAETFQAASVAKLLEKLGVERFSVVGTSHGGFVAYHLARMWPEIVEKVVIASSGVNMRGRDSEALLKRADVYKIEELMLPATAAQLHKSIDIGRRLDREWRRRPINLLMRFFFHLALMDFDNNLRVTLNLSI, from the exons ATGGCCGAGACGTTTCAGGCGGCCTCGGTGGCGAAGCTGCTGGAGAAGCTGGGCGTGGAGAGGTTCAGCGTGGTGGGGACCAGCCACGGCGGGTTCGTGGCGTACCACTTGGCCAGAATGTGGCCGGAGATAGTTGAGAAGGTGGTGATCGCCAGCTCGGGGGTCAACATGAGAGGGAGAGATAGCGAGGCGTTGCTCAAGAGAGCTGACGTCTACAAAATCGAAGAACTCATGCTTCCGGCCACCGCTGCGCAGCTCCACAAGTCCATCGACATCGGCCGAAGACTTGACCGTGAGTGGCGTCGGCGCCCAATAAACCTCCTCATGCGCTTCTTCTTCCACTTGGCCCTCATG gattTTGACAATAATTTGAGAGTCACGCTCAATCTAAGCATTTGA